Proteins from a single region of Thiomicrorhabdus sp. Kp2:
- the pnuC gene encoding nicotinamide riboside transporter PnuC yields MSNELLNAILQAFLAQSGWEWLAASLGILYVILAAKESVWCWPAAFISTLIYTALFWEGQLPMQALLNFYYMGMAIYGFFLWKKQSSDNNSVNISSRSFKFHATYILAGLVITLIIGFYLASIPETRFPYLDALVMVFSIMTTVLMARKVIENWLYWIVIDSFAIALYWQTGFYVTIVMFLVYLVLAVYGYSNWLKLKTPLVKD; encoded by the coding sequence GTGAGTAATGAATTATTAAATGCTATTTTACAAGCATTTTTAGCCCAATCCGGCTGGGAATGGTTGGCTGCAAGTTTGGGAATTCTCTATGTTATTCTTGCCGCCAAAGAATCTGTTTGGTGCTGGCCTGCGGCCTTTATTAGTACATTAATTTATACCGCGTTATTTTGGGAAGGACAACTCCCCATGCAAGCGCTTTTAAACTTTTACTATATGGGGATGGCGATTTATGGCTTTTTTCTTTGGAAAAAACAGTCTTCAGATAATAACTCAGTAAACATTAGCTCACGCTCATTTAAGTTCCATGCCACTTATATCTTAGCAGGCCTGGTAATTACTTTAATAATTGGTTTTTATCTAGCAAGCATTCCAGAAACTCGCTTTCCTTACTTAGACGCTCTTGTAATGGTATTTTCCATTATGACAACCGTCTTAATGGCGAGAAAAGTGATAGAGAACTGGCTTTACTGGATAGTTATTGATTCCTTTGCCATTGCACTATATTGGCAGACGGGATTTTATGTCACTATCGTCATGTTTTTGGTTTACTTAGTTTTGGCAGTGTATGGCTACAGTAATTGGTTAAAACTAAAAACACCTTTGGTTAAAGATTAA
- a CDS encoding YkoF family thiamine/hydroxymethylpyrimidine-binding protein produces the protein MKISVDISLYPLQENYREAIKIFIHQIEQMPNVELTANSMSTTLFGDYTDIMPFLKQAMLTTLNEIPESVFVVKLSGGCH, from the coding sequence ATGAAAATTTCCGTTGATATAAGCCTCTACCCTTTACAAGAAAACTACAGAGAAGCGATCAAGATATTTATTCATCAAATTGAACAGATGCCTAATGTAGAGTTAACCGCCAATTCAATGAGTACAACTCTGTTTGGCGATTACACTGACATTATGCCATTCTTAAAACAAGCCATGCTGACAACGCTCAACGAGATACCAGAAAGTGTATTTGTTGTTAAGCTCTCTGGTGGCTGTCATTAA
- a CDS encoding protein-L-isoaspartate O-methyltransferase, with protein MNLDQARFYMVEQQIRPWDVLDPKILDLLMDLPRHLFVESGNEELAYSDIELPIGQNQTMMAPKIEGRLLQALDIDDSDTILEIGTGSGYLTALMANLGKSVTTVEIHPDIQAIAKTRLASYKNIDFQEGDGSDNWNDGKDYDVIVLTGSVTEVPQNYKEKLNLGGRLVVISGNSPAMTAQTITRISNQEWETETLFETDLAALITSKPKSSFTF; from the coding sequence ATGAATCTAGATCAAGCGCGCTTTTACATGGTAGAACAGCAAATCCGCCCTTGGGATGTTTTAGACCCCAAAATTCTAGATTTATTAATGGATCTTCCACGCCATTTATTTGTTGAATCTGGTAACGAAGAATTAGCTTATTCGGATATTGAATTACCAATTGGTCAAAACCAAACCATGATGGCGCCTAAAATTGAAGGACGCTTGTTGCAGGCTTTAGACATTGATGACAGTGATACCATTCTTGAAATCGGAACTGGCTCAGGCTACTTAACAGCTCTTATGGCAAACCTTGGTAAGTCTGTAACCACCGTTGAAATTCACCCTGACATTCAAGCTATTGCCAAGACTCGTTTAGCAAGTTACAAAAATATTGATTTTCAAGAAGGTGATGGCTCTGACAACTGGAATGACGGTAAAGATTACGATGTTATCGTATTAACAGGTTCTGTTACAGAAGTTCCACAAAACTATAAAGAAAAACTCAACTTGGGTGGTCGTTTAGTTGTCATCTCTGGCAATTCACCAGCTATGACAGCTCAAACCATCACGCGTATTAGTAATCAAGAATGGGAAACAGAAACGCTTTTTGAAACAGATTTAGCGGCACTGATTACTTCAAAACCCAAAAGCTCATTTACTTTCTAA
- a CDS encoding DUF3817 domain-containing protein codes for MKTLKTLSILEGSSLLLLLFIAVPLKRLNDMPEAVSIIGPVHGGLFIIFNLFILFAISKFKLKKKYAALGFIASLIPFGTFIYKAKVLSRRSAFR; via the coding sequence ATGAAAACCTTAAAAACACTTTCAATTTTAGAAGGAAGCTCACTGCTTTTACTTCTTTTTATTGCTGTACCCTTAAAACGCCTTAACGATATGCCTGAGGCGGTGAGTATCATTGGGCCAGTTCATGGTGGATTATTTATTATTTTTAACCTGTTTATTTTGTTTGCAATCTCAAAATTTAAACTTAAAAAGAAATATGCCGCTCTTGGTTTTATAGCTTCACTCATCCCTTTTGGTACCTTTATTTATAAGGCTAAAGTATTAAGTCGTAGAAGCGCATTTCGTTAA
- a CDS encoding cytochrome c, protein MDLISLYPTWFEPMVGSGWVVALIATFHVLASHTSVGAAMLFAYLSHKAYREDRDDLLDFIKKYGLFLLVFTYVAGSITGPGIWYSTTVASPNGIGALIHSFVWKWATEWVFFVIEVVGVYMIVYLVGKVDKRTHMKISIIFGVASFATLLIIVGILSFMMLPGKEVWFEEGGYLNGFYGTNTFIQTGMRIAFMFTMTAVVGGIVVAGIKDPAFKKEMARKLGWLGIVSTIIGALMFQWYLTSVPDQALLVMENRLPAYFEPSIIAVLSGTLAYFVITMLRPQVLIEGFAGAMAVIILVAGLWPEETARESMRKPYVAGQYVYSNQVIGRDVPGMDIKSQLPTIEKVGILKAHPFTPEHLQTVSDTNKIQAGEYIAMVYCSNCHSPSETGIRPLHRYFPDGVTQARMENYVKGVLTTGNIAYMPKMPMLDSEVEALSAYLVMNNNQGQDAVVAAIKDEVNNRNRALAEKNAADKVATATISQEVK, encoded by the coding sequence ATGGATTTGATTAGCCTTTATCCTACGTGGTTTGAACCTATGGTTGGTTCAGGCTGGGTAGTTGCGCTGATTGCGACTTTCCACGTACTTGCTTCTCACACATCAGTGGGTGCAGCTATGTTATTCGCATACCTTTCACATAAAGCTTACCGAGAAGATCGTGATGACCTTCTAGATTTCATTAAGAAATACGGTCTGTTCTTACTTGTCTTTACCTATGTTGCCGGATCCATTACTGGTCCAGGAATTTGGTACTCAACAACCGTTGCTAGTCCTAATGGTATTGGCGCACTGATTCACTCATTTGTATGGAAATGGGCAACTGAGTGGGTATTCTTCGTTATCGAAGTTGTTGGTGTTTACATGATTGTTTACCTAGTCGGAAAAGTGGATAAAAGAACCCACATGAAAATTTCTATCATTTTCGGTGTCGCTTCTTTTGCAACCCTTCTTATTATTGTAGGTATTCTGTCATTCATGATGCTTCCTGGTAAAGAAGTTTGGTTTGAAGAAGGTGGATATTTAAATGGTTTCTACGGAACTAACACCTTTATCCAAACAGGTATGCGTATTGCCTTTATGTTTACTATGACAGCCGTTGTAGGTGGAATCGTAGTAGCTGGCATTAAAGACCCTGCCTTCAAAAAAGAGATGGCACGCAAACTTGGCTGGTTAGGTATCGTTTCTACTATTATTGGAGCACTGATGTTCCAGTGGTATTTAACTTCTGTACCTGACCAAGCGTTATTGGTTATGGAAAACCGTTTACCAGCTTACTTTGAGCCAAGCATTATTGCCGTACTTTCTGGAACGCTAGCTTATTTTGTTATCACCATGCTACGCCCTCAAGTTCTTATTGAAGGTTTTGCAGGTGCAATGGCAGTTATTATTCTAGTTGCTGGTTTATGGCCTGAAGAGACGGCTCGTGAGTCTATGCGTAAACCTTATGTAGCAGGTCAGTATGTTTACTCTAACCAAGTAATTGGGCGTGACGTACCTGGTATGGATATTAAGTCTCAACTACCAACTATTGAAAAAGTCGGTATTTTAAAGGCGCACCCATTTACACCTGAACATTTGCAAACCGTGAGTGATACTAACAAAATCCAAGCGGGTGAATATATTGCAATGGTTTATTGTTCAAACTGCCACTCTCCTAGTGAGACAGGAATTCGTCCACTACATCGTTACTTCCCTGATGGTGTTACACAAGCACGTATGGAGAACTATGTTAAAGGGGTATTAACCACTGGTAACATCGCGTACATGCCTAAAATGCCTATGTTAGATTCAGAAGTAGAAGCTCTATCAGCCTACTTAGTAATGAATAACAACCAAGGTCAAGATGCTGTTGTAGCGGCAATTAAAGATGAAGTGAATAACCGCAATCGTGCATTAGCTGAAAAAAATGCCGCTGATAAAGTTGCCACTGCGACTATCTCACAGGAGGTGAAATAA
- a CDS encoding class I SAM-dependent methyltransferase, which yields MPKIQGYESHAVEYDQWFTENPEIRNAEIKAIKTLQPLGKGIEIGAGSGQFTLPLQIDTGIEPSPAMRNLAKAKGIDLIDGVAENLPIEDGQYDFAIFITSTCFLDSPLKAYQEAARVTKDNGKIIIAFLEKNSELGKVYEEHKADSPFYCDATFYSYADIESLLSQAGYKNFKSMQTVLPENESQKTNDVLAGHDQGAFVVISAEK from the coding sequence ATGCCTAAAATCCAAGGATATGAATCCCATGCAGTAGAGTATGACCAGTGGTTTACTGAAAACCCTGAAATACGTAACGCGGAAATTAAAGCTATTAAAACCCTACAGCCATTGGGAAAAGGTATTGAAATTGGTGCTGGAAGTGGTCAATTTACTCTTCCTTTACAAATAGATACAGGTATTGAACCATCACCAGCAATGCGTAATTTAGCCAAAGCTAAAGGGATAGATTTAATTGATGGTGTTGCTGAAAACCTGCCAATAGAAGACGGGCAATATGACTTTGCCATTTTTATTACCTCAACTTGCTTTTTAGATAGTCCATTAAAAGCTTATCAAGAAGCGGCACGAGTAACCAAAGATAACGGCAAAATCATTATTGCCTTTTTAGAAAAAAACTCTGAACTGGGCAAAGTTTATGAAGAACATAAAGCAGACAGCCCTTTTTATTGTGATGCCACATTTTATAGCTATGCCGATATTGAATCTCTTTTAAGCCAAGCAGGTTATAAAAACTTCAAGAGCATGCAAACCGTATTGCCTGAAAATGAATCACAAAAAACAAATGATGTTTTAGCTGGCCATGACCAAGGCGCGTTTGTAGTAATCTCTGCCGAAAAATAA
- a CDS encoding NAD(P)/FAD-dependent oxidoreductase: MSQLENKTFDQKITRRDLMKIFGATAVASTGIFGASSKAYAKSAAHVVVLGGGVGGSTFAKYLRFADPDVKITIIEQEPEYITCLRSNDVIVGMHTLDELTFNLDTIRTKYNINVVIDKVIGADFDKKTVTTAKGDSFTYDKLVVSPGIDFKFEDYEGYDAELAAGEFPHAYKAGPQTLKLREQLLALPKGGTAIIAPPQNPFRCPPGPYERASFFAEHLKKHNPTAKLIVLDPKDRFTKDVPFKKAWERLYGYKTDNALIEWVSGSDGGRVVRLDAANKMVETDGGDFKADLINIIPNQRAGVLAQKLGLTNQSGWCPIKRNTMESEIQEGVYVLGDSSIADAMPKSGYSANSQAKVCAQAVADTLKGQTPGTAIYSNVCYSLAGENYGVSIAAIYEVKDGLIQPKGKSAGVSEITDKPAQPILEAVYQKNWQREFVKDVFS, from the coding sequence ATGAGCCAACTAGAAAATAAAACATTTGATCAGAAAATTACTCGTCGTGATCTAATGAAAATCTTTGGCGCAACCGCCGTAGCAAGTACAGGTATTTTTGGGGCAAGCTCTAAAGCCTACGCTAAATCAGCTGCCCATGTTGTGGTTTTAGGTGGAGGTGTAGGTGGTTCTACCTTTGCCAAATACCTTCGATTTGCAGACCCTGATGTTAAAATTACTATTATTGAACAAGAGCCTGAATACATCACTTGTTTAAGAAGCAACGATGTTATTGTGGGTATGCACACATTAGATGAGCTGACTTTTAACCTTGACACCATTCGTACTAAATACAATATCAATGTTGTGATTGATAAAGTGATTGGTGCTGACTTCGACAAGAAAACAGTGACCACAGCAAAAGGTGACAGCTTCACTTATGACAAGCTTGTTGTTTCTCCAGGAATTGATTTTAAGTTTGAAGATTATGAAGGTTACGATGCCGAGTTAGCCGCGGGGGAATTTCCTCATGCTTACAAAGCAGGACCTCAAACGCTAAAATTAAGAGAACAATTGTTAGCTTTACCTAAAGGTGGAACAGCGATTATTGCACCACCTCAAAACCCTTTCCGCTGCCCTCCTGGGCCTTATGAAAGAGCGTCTTTCTTTGCTGAACATTTGAAGAAACACAACCCAACGGCTAAGTTAATTGTGTTAGACCCAAAAGACCGTTTCACCAAAGATGTCCCTTTCAAAAAAGCGTGGGAAAGACTTTATGGTTATAAAACCGACAACGCTTTAATCGAATGGGTATCAGGATCTGACGGTGGGCGTGTTGTTCGTTTAGATGCGGCTAACAAAATGGTTGAAACAGACGGCGGTGACTTTAAAGCGGACTTAATCAACATTATTCCAAACCAACGTGCAGGCGTATTGGCACAAAAATTAGGCTTAACCAATCAATCTGGCTGGTGCCCAATTAAGCGTAACACAATGGAATCTGAGATTCAGGAAGGTGTTTATGTATTAGGAGACAGCTCTATCGCTGATGCAATGCCTAAATCAGGTTATTCAGCTAACTCACAAGCTAAAGTATGCGCACAAGCCGTTGCCGATACCTTAAAAGGACAAACACCTGGCACAGCAATCTATTCAAACGTTTGTTATAGCCTTGCTGGCGAGAACTACGGCGTTTCTATTGCGGCTATTTATGAAGTCAAAGATGGATTAATTCAGCCTAAAGGTAAGTCTGCTGGTGTTTCAGAAATAACAGACAAACCAGCGCAACCCATACTTGAAGCCGTTTACCAAAAAAACTGGCAACGTGAATTCGTTAAAGATGTGTTCTCATAA
- a CDS encoding c-type cytochrome, with protein sequence MLKQTLLTAALVGVTLASSAALSGGHGEKPHATPWSNFALENTLKAMPQGDATRGQEIHTQMMCNACHGEKGESPSRNYASLNGQTAEYTAKMMLDYRDGRRWENYKQANIMVKLAKAMDVQQIADVAAFYASNPSTVWEIEAQPVSAKIDQLIRKGDVSRMITPCASCHGAHGEGKSITPAIAGQVPEYFVRTMKAYQGKHRKNDVNDGMGQFTHDLTDEEIQALADYYATLSK encoded by the coding sequence ATGTTAAAACAAACTTTATTAACTGCTGCTTTAGTTGGAGTCACTCTGGCAAGCAGCGCCGCCCTTTCAGGTGGACATGGTGAAAAACCACACGCAACACCTTGGTCAAACTTTGCGCTAGAAAATACGCTAAAAGCAATGCCTCAGGGTGATGCAACTCGTGGTCAAGAAATTCATACTCAAATGATGTGTAATGCTTGTCATGGTGAAAAAGGTGAATCCCCTTCACGTAACTACGCCTCACTGAATGGTCAAACAGCAGAATATACCGCTAAGATGATGCTGGATTATCGTGATGGTCGCCGTTGGGAAAACTATAAACAAGCCAATATCATGGTTAAACTTGCTAAAGCAATGGACGTTCAGCAAATTGCCGATGTAGCGGCTTTTTATGCAAGCAATCCATCAACCGTTTGGGAAATCGAGGCTCAACCTGTTTCAGCCAAAATTGACCAACTTATTCGTAAGGGCGATGTAAGCCGAATGATTACTCCTTGTGCATCATGTCATGGAGCTCATGGAGAGGGTAAATCAATCACGCCTGCTATTGCTGGACAAGTACCAGAGTACTTCGTACGAACTATGAAGGCATATCAAGGTAAACATCGTAAAAATGATGTTAACGATGGTATGGGACAATTCACCCACGACTTAACTGACGAAGAAATCCAAGCGCTAGCGGATTACTACGCAACTTTAAGTAAATAA
- a CDS encoding YkoF family thiamine/hydroxymethylpyrimidine-binding protein has product MKVSVEISMYPLQEEYCQPIIDFIDRLEQQANVSIQRNSMSTHIYGNYHDVMNTLDSEMLKVLEQIPETVFVIKLIGTDREKAVINACE; this is encoded by the coding sequence ATGAAAGTCTCTGTCGAAATTAGCATGTACCCATTACAAGAAGAGTACTGCCAGCCAATTATTGATTTTATTGACCGCCTCGAACAACAAGCTAACGTTAGTATTCAACGTAATAGCATGTCTACACATATCTATGGTAATTATCACGATGTAATGAATACTCTGGATTCAGAAATGCTTAAGGTGCTTGAACAAATTCCTGAAACGGTCTTTGTCATCAAATTAATTGGTACTGACCGTGAAAAAGCAGTGATTAACGCTTGTGAGTAA
- a CDS encoding c-type cytochrome, with product MRNKLLIGALISASTIALTHPALADAQNPIASGAAMAWQCAPCHGTNGQEFLEAMPPLAGMPVEQFTKAMIAYREGTRPAIIMDRVARGFTDAEIDAMAVWFEKQPVKQWENTSLNEAQEINNKTETQATGGQK from the coding sequence ATGAGAAATAAACTATTAATTGGCGCACTAATTAGCGCATCTACTATTGCTCTTACCCACCCTGCTTTAGCTGACGCCCAAAACCCAATTGCTTCGGGTGCAGCTATGGCATGGCAATGTGCTCCTTGCCATGGAACAAATGGTCAAGAATTTTTAGAAGCGATGCCACCACTAGCAGGCATGCCTGTAGAGCAATTTACAAAAGCAATGATTGCATACCGTGAAGGTACGCGACCTGCAATCATTATGGATCGTGTAGCACGCGGATTTACCGATGCTGAAATTGATGCCATGGCTGTTTGGTTTGAAAAACAACCCGTTAAGCAGTGGGAAAATACCAGCTTAAATGAAGCTCAGGAAATTAATAATAAAACTGAGACCCAAGCGACAGGAGGTCAAAAATGA